One window of the Buchnera aphidicola (Meitanaphis flavogallis) genome contains the following:
- the trmB gene encoding tRNA (guanosine(46)-N7)-methyltransferase TrmB — protein sequence MRNVVTLKYSKNGVFLRKVRSFVFRNRKLSRNKHDFFNKFWPKFGINFQLSYINANNFFTVNNPIVLEIGFGMGFSLCRTALNCSSKNFLGVEVYPPGVISCLKYIHMYNLKNIRIIYYDAVEVLNSMICDKSIFKVQIFFPDPWLKRRHRKRRIFTRYFAELVLKKLVPNGGILHISTDCQSYAEEILSIIGSIDEYINLSKHSNYIVKPDSRPVTHFEKRGRSLGNTIFDLMFIVR from the coding sequence ATGCGTAACGTTGTTACATTAAAATATAGTAAAAATGGTGTTTTTTTACGTAAAGTACGTAGTTTTGTATTTAGAAATAGAAAGTTAAGTCGTAATAAACATGATTTTTTTAATAAATTTTGGCCAAAATTTGGAATAAATTTTCAGTTATCTTATATAAATGCAAATAACTTTTTTACTGTAAATAATCCAATAGTATTAGAAATTGGATTTGGAATGGGTTTTTCACTGTGTAGAACTGCATTAAACTGTTCATCTAAAAATTTTTTAGGAGTTGAAGTTTATCCACCTGGTGTTATTTCGTGTTTAAAATATATTCATATGTATAATTTAAAAAATATTAGAATTATTTATTATGACGCGGTAGAAGTATTAAATAGCATGATTTGTGATAAAAGTATATTTAAAGTTCAAATTTTTTTCCCAGATCCGTGGTTAAAAAGACGTCATCGAAAAAGAAGAATATTTACCAGATATTTTGCAGAACTAGTATTGAAAAAATTAGTTCCAAATGGTGGAATATTACATATATCTACTGATTGTCAATCATATGCAGAAGAAATACTATCTATAATTGGTAGTATAGATGAATATATTAATTTATCTAAACATAGTAATTATATTGTTAAGCCTGATTCCCGTCCTGTCACTCACTTTGAAAAAAGAGGGAGAAGCTTGGGTAATACTATATTTGATTTGATGTTTATTGTTCGATAG
- the mutY gene encoding A/G-specific adenine glycosylase, with amino-acid sequence MNLYVVFSQLVLNWYHQYGRKNLPWKKYENPYHTWISEIMLQQTQVKTVIPYYKKFIKRFPNVRMLANSSINNILNIWSGLGYYNRAHNIHHTAQIIEKKHHGKFPNHFSNIIKLPGIGRTTAGAILSFGFNFHACILDGNVKRVLLRHFSIKEKTKTITEKKLWNKIESITPIHNTKQFNQAIMDIGALICVKSQPKCNICPLKNTCISFIKNDWSTYPYIQKKIIINQKNIYFLIIQCKNFIFLKKNTLTGIWKGLYCFPVFYNQIEILIWIKEKKIRIVQQEIFKSFLHKFSHLQLRCVPIRIQIKKIFYIDPYKNEIWFNMYSQKDKIGLPSPITKLFKKIFSCFHT; translated from the coding sequence ATGAACTTATACGTTGTATTCTCACAATTAGTACTTAATTGGTATCATCAATATGGTCGAAAAAATTTACCTTGGAAAAAATATGAAAATCCTTATCATACTTGGATATCAGAAATAATGTTGCAACAAACACAAGTTAAAACTGTCATTCCTTATTACAAAAAATTTATTAAACGTTTTCCAAACGTTAGAATGTTAGCAAATTCCTCTATTAATAATATACTTAATATATGGAGTGGATTAGGATATTACAATAGAGCTCATAACATTCATCATACAGCGCAAATTATTGAAAAAAAACATCATGGAAAATTTCCAAATCACTTCTCCAATATCATTAAACTTCCAGGAATTGGCAGAACTACAGCAGGTGCTATTTTATCGTTCGGATTTAATTTTCATGCTTGTATTCTAGATGGAAATGTAAAAAGAGTTTTATTAAGACATTTTAGTATAAAAGAAAAAACAAAAACAATAACCGAAAAAAAATTATGGAACAAAATAGAATCAATAACACCAATACATAATACAAAACAATTCAATCAAGCTATAATGGATATAGGTGCTTTAATTTGCGTAAAATCTCAACCAAAATGTAATATATGTCCATTAAAAAACACATGTATATCATTTATAAAAAATGACTGGTCTACATATCCATATATACAAAAAAAAATTATTATCAACCAAAAAAATATATATTTTTTAATTATTCAATGTAAAAATTTCATATTTTTAAAAAAAAATACATTAACAGGAATATGGAAAGGACTATATTGCTTTCCAGTATTTTATAACCAAATAGAAATTTTAATATGGATAAAAGAAAAAAAAATTAGAATTGTTCAACAAGAAATATTTAAATCTTTTTTACACAAATTTTCACACCTTCAATTACGTTGCGTCCCAATACGAATTCAGATAAAAAAAATATTTTATATTGATCCATATAAAAACGAAATTTGGTTCAACATGTATAGTCAAAAAGATAAAATAGGATTACCATCACCAATAACAAAACTATTTAAAAAAATTTTTTCATGTTTTCATACTTAA
- a CDS encoding oxidative damage protection protein, whose amino-acid sequence MNRNIFCHFLKKFDVGLDTQPYPGELGKKIYEQISKIAWKKWTSEQTKIINEKKLSMINKKHRKILEHSMIDFLFNNTKICNKK is encoded by the coding sequence ATGAATAGAAACATCTTTTGTCACTTTTTAAAAAAATTTGATGTTGGTTTAGATACTCAGCCATATCCAGGTGAACTTGGAAAAAAAATTTATGAACAAATATCAAAAATAGCATGGAAAAAATGGACATCTGAACAAACGAAAATAATTAATGAAAAAAAATTAAGCATGATCAACAAAAAACATCGCAAAATTTTAGAACATAGTATGATTGATTTTCTTTTTAATAATACCAAAATATGTAATAAAAAATAA
- the murI gene encoding glutamate racemase translates to MKCNVLIFDSGLGGLSIYQKIKNCFPNVNYIYACDNNAFPYGEKKELFIIKRCSKIINIISKNIDITAVILACNTASITSLLTLKNNFHFPIIGIIPNIEKSVKVTKNKIIGLLATKTTIRHCNIQNKILSYYPSITIKTLYNKELVVMAEKKLKYNFLEIKNIKNILQPWLITPQIPDTIILGCTHFHFLKNEIKSLFFKNVKVIDSNIVIPPKLYKILKNSMITNKNIAFFSKNIKNDIHLLQLFNKYNFATFKKLRV, encoded by the coding sequence ATGAAATGTAACGTTTTAATATTTGATTCCGGTCTAGGTGGATTATCTATATACCAAAAAATAAAAAACTGCTTCCCAAATGTAAATTATATTTATGCATGCGACAATAATGCATTTCCATATGGAGAAAAAAAAGAACTATTCATCATAAAACGATGTTCTAAAATAATCAATATTATATCCAAAAACATAGATATTACTGCCGTGATACTTGCATGCAACACAGCTAGTATTACTAGTTTATTAACATTAAAAAATAATTTTCATTTTCCTATCATTGGAATTATTCCAAACATAGAAAAATCTGTTAAAGTAACAAAAAATAAAATTATTGGATTATTAGCAACTAAAACTACTATTCGTCATTGTAATATTCAAAACAAAATTTTATCATACTATCCTAGTATTACTATAAAAACACTATACAACAAAGAATTAGTAGTAATGGCAGAAAAAAAATTAAAATATAATTTTTTAGAAATAAAAAACATAAAAAATATACTACAACCATGGTTAATTACACCACAAATTCCAGACACAATCATACTAGGATGCACACATTTTCATTTTTTAAAAAATGAAATTAAAAGTTTATTTTTCAAAAATGTTAAAGTAATTGATTCTAATATTGTAATACCACCAAAACTCTACAAAATTTTAAAAAATAGCATGATCACAAATAAAAATATTGCTTTTTTTTCAAAAAATATTAAAAATGATATACATTTATTACAATTATTTAATAAATATAATTTCGCAACATTTAAAAAACTACGCGTTTAA
- the sbcB gene encoding exodeoxyribonuclease I — protein MNTVLNLNSLNFLFYDYETFGIHPALDKPAQFACIRTDINFNIIDTPNEFFCYPPIDYFPDPNSVLITGISPFYTRKCGLNEFEFASKVCNQFMQPNTCIIGYNNIHFDDEITRNIFYRNFIDPYEWSWKNGNSRWDILDVLRACYALRPKGINWPSGVHNFYPSFKLSDISKSNGIVHDKAHSAVSDVFATLQITKLLKRIQPKLFDYFFKYRRKKELLKIIDVYNIKPMIYVSRFFGSSRNNISYIAPILWDPNNSNVLISIDLAKDVEGLLIYLSDVTIKAINYNYIFQKGIVLIHVNRCPILAPINVMGIEDRLRLNINYEVCKKNLFLIRSSVFLKNRLKIINNKVPKLHLENVDLQMYNAFFGNLEKKLIKIIHKLLIQRSLNRTLPILSNRIRLLLLRCIARNYPYILNVREKLLWKKHCNVVVNSKSICTYVKKILNLLELNKNDSKKVSLLKDLLKYVYIIKRDIRNI, from the coding sequence ATGAATACTGTTTTAAATTTAAATAGTTTAAATTTTTTATTTTATGATTATGAAACTTTTGGCATTCATCCAGCTTTAGACAAACCTGCGCAATTTGCATGTATTCGTACTGATATTAATTTTAACATCATTGATACTCCTAATGAGTTTTTTTGTTATCCTCCTATTGATTATTTTCCTGATCCTAATTCTGTTCTAATTACTGGTATTTCTCCTTTTTATACACGTAAATGTGGATTGAACGAATTTGAGTTTGCAAGTAAAGTTTGTAATCAATTTATGCAACCAAATACTTGTATTATTGGATATAATAATATACATTTTGATGATGAAATTACTAGGAATATTTTTTATCGTAATTTCATTGATCCTTATGAATGGAGTTGGAAGAATGGAAATTCTAGATGGGACATTTTAGATGTATTGCGTGCGTGTTATGCATTGCGTCCTAAAGGAATCAATTGGCCTAGTGGTGTACATAATTTTTATCCTAGTTTCAAGTTATCAGATATATCAAAGTCTAATGGAATTGTTCATGATAAGGCACATAGTGCTGTTAGTGATGTTTTTGCTACTCTCCAAATTACGAAATTGTTAAAAAGAATACAACCAAAATTATTCGATTATTTTTTTAAATATCGTAGAAAAAAAGAATTGTTGAAGATAATTGATGTGTATAATATTAAACCTATGATATATGTATCTCGATTTTTTGGATCGTCTCGGAATAATATTAGTTACATCGCTCCAATTTTGTGGGATCCTAATAATTCAAATGTATTAATTAGTATTGATTTAGCCAAAGATGTTGAGGGTCTTCTTATATATCTTTCAGATGTTACTATTAAAGCTATAAATTACAATTATATTTTTCAGAAAGGAATTGTGTTAATACATGTCAATCGTTGTCCAATACTAGCTCCTATTAATGTTATGGGTATTGAAGATAGATTACGTTTAAACATAAATTATGAAGTATGCAAAAAAAACTTATTTTTAATACGTAGCAGTGTTTTTTTAAAAAATAGGTTAAAAATTATTAATAATAAAGTTCCAAAATTACATCTGGAAAACGTTGATTTACAAATGTATAATGCATTTTTTGGGAATTTAGAAAAAAAGTTAATAAAAATTATACACAAATTGCTTATACAACGTTCTTTAAATAGGACATTGCCTATTTTAAGTAATAGAATTAGACTATTATTATTGCGTTGTATAGCTCGTAATTATCCTTATATTTTAAATGTTAGAGAAAAGTTGTTGTGGAAAAAACATTGTAACGTAGTTGTAAATTCTAAAAGTATATGTACATATGTTAAAAAAATTTTGAATTTATTAGAATTAAATAAAAATGATTCTAAAAAAGTGTCTTTATTAAAAGATTTATTGAAATATGTATATATCATTAAAAGAGATATCAGAAATATCTAG
- the pyrE gene encoding orotate phosphoribosyltransferase, with amino-acid sequence MNNWNQKFIQFCFEKKILQFGKFKLKSGKESSFFFNFSLFNTGFDLEKLGFFYAKTIVQNNINYNLLFGIAYKGIPIAISTTIALKKYFNINVKYCFNRKEIKNHGEKGMFVGNYLTKNILILDDVITSGSSIQNTIKIIESYDNGKNLISNIVVALDRRMHKNIDLTKIEHKYNFKITSIINIKDIINYIKNNRHLYHYLEYIEQTSCTKND; translated from the coding sequence ATGAATAATTGGAATCAGAAATTTATTCAATTTTGCTTTGAAAAAAAAATATTACAATTTGGTAAATTTAAATTAAAATCAGGAAAAGAAAGTTCATTTTTTTTTAATTTTAGTTTATTTAATACAGGTTTTGATCTTGAAAAACTTGGATTTTTTTATGCTAAAACTATAGTACAAAATAATATTAATTACAATCTATTATTTGGCATTGCATATAAAGGAATACCTATTGCTATATCAACTACTATAGCATTAAAAAAATATTTTAATATCAATGTCAAATATTGTTTTAATAGAAAAGAAATTAAAAATCATGGAGAAAAAGGAATGTTTGTTGGAAATTATCTGACTAAAAATATCCTTATATTAGATGATGTAATTACATCTGGATCATCTATACAAAATACAATAAAAATAATCGAATCATATGATAATGGCAAAAATCTTATATCAAATATTGTAGTTGCCTTAGATAGACGAATGCATAAAAATATAGATTTAACCAAAATAGAACATAAATATAATTTTAAAATAACTTCTATAATTAACATAAAAGATATTATTAATTATATAAAAAATAATAGACATTTATACCACTACTTAGAATACATAGAACAAACATCTTGTACAAAAAATGATTAA
- the dut gene encoding dUTP diphosphatase, with the protein MKMKINIKILDPRINNEFSVPHYATTGSSGLDLRACITCNKDVLPNATVLLPTGIAIHIDNSHVSALILPRSGLGHKNGIVLGNLTGLIDSDYQGQIMVSVWNRSTQRFTITAGMRIAQIVFIPIVKPIFNFVKDFSMSCSDRKEQGFGHSGLD; encoded by the coding sequence ATTAAAATGAAAATTAATATTAAAATTTTAGATCCTCGTATAAACAATGAATTTTCTGTTCCGCATTATGCTACTACAGGATCGTCAGGTTTAGATTTAAGGGCTTGTATTACATGTAACAAAGATGTATTACCAAATGCTACCGTTTTATTACCTACTGGTATTGCTATACACATAGATAATTCGCATGTTTCTGCTTTAATTTTACCTAGATCTGGATTAGGGCATAAAAATGGAATTGTTTTAGGAAATTTGACAGGATTGATAGATTCTGATTATCAAGGTCAAATCATGGTATCAGTTTGGAACAGAAGTACTCAACGATTTACGATAACTGCTGGCATGAGGATAGCACAAATAGTTTTTATTCCTATTGTTAAGCCTATTTTTAATTTTGTAAAAGATTTTAGTATGAGTTGTAGTGATAGAAAAGAACAAGGGTTTGGTCATTCAGGATTAGATTAA
- the rplI gene encoding 50S ribosomal protein L9, which translates to MQIVLLTKVKNLGNLGDVIHVKAGYARNFLVPRGKAIPATQQNIALALRKKDEIKQKLLDKLSLAQIRAKKVQLVAQPIIMYSKSRKEGKLFGSIGSRDISELLSKLSGIEVKKREIYLSNGAFRKVGQYDVFFKPHYDISITIAINIVSKEE; encoded by the coding sequence ATGCAAATTGTTCTCCTTACTAAAGTAAAAAATTTAGGTAATTTAGGTGATGTAATACATGTTAAAGCAGGTTATGCGCGTAACTTTTTAGTACCTCGTGGAAAAGCAATACCAGCTACTCAACAAAATATTGCATTGGCTTTGAGAAAAAAAGATGAAATAAAACAAAAATTATTAGACAAATTATCTTTAGCTCAAATTCGTGCTAAAAAAGTTCAGTTAGTTGCACAACCAATTATTATGTATTCAAAATCCAGAAAAGAAGGCAAGTTGTTCGGTTCTATAGGATCTCGTGATATTTCTGAATTATTATCTAAGTTAAGTGGAATAGAAGTAAAAAAACGAGAAATTTATCTTTCAAATGGGGCTTTTCGAAAAGTAGGGCAGTATGATGTTTTTTTTAAACCTCATTATGATATTTCGATAACGATTGCGATTAATATTGTATCTAAAGAAGAATAA
- the rpsR gene encoding 30S ribosomal protein S18: MIRYFRRRKFCRFTADGIQEIDYKDISILKNYISESGKIVPSRITGTKAKYQRQLARAIKRARYLALIPYTDQHQ; this comes from the coding sequence ATGATTCGTTATTTTCGTCGTCGTAAATTTTGTAGATTTACTGCTGATGGAATTCAAGAAATAGATTATAAAGATATTTCTATATTGAAAAATTATATTTCAGAAAGTGGAAAAATAGTTCCTAGTAGGATAACAGGAACCAAAGCAAAATATCAACGTCAATTAGCTCGTGCTATAAAACGTGCTCGTTACCTTGCATTAATACCATATACAGATCAACATCAATAA
- the rpsF gene encoding 30S ribosomal protein S6 — protein MRHYEIIFLVHPDHSEQLSSIVEQYKKLIYNDKGIIHRFEDWGRRQLAYSIAKIRKAHYILMNIEVSLDTIKQLSDKFRFNDFIVRNMIICLKKPITEASPMMRCRDDKKLNSDVH, from the coding sequence GTGAGGCATTATGAAATAATATTTCTTGTTCATCCTGATCATAGTGAACAACTTTCAAGTATTGTAGAACAATATAAAAAGTTAATTTATAATGATAAAGGTATAATTCATAGATTTGAAGATTGGGGAAGGCGTCAATTAGCATATTCTATTGCTAAAATTCGTAAAGCACATTATATATTAATGAATATTGAAGTTTCTTTAGATACTATTAAACAATTATCAGATAAGTTTCGATTTAATGATTTTATAGTGCGAAACATGATTATATGTTTAAAGAAACCGATAACAGAAGCATCTCCTATGATGCGTTGTAGGGATGATAAAAAGCTTAATAGTGATGTTCATTAG
- a CDS encoding adenylosuccinate synthase, translating into MKDNIVVLGTQWGDEGKGKIVDYLTENADYVVRYQGGHNAGHTLVVDGKKIVLHILPSGILRSNVTALIANGVVLSPMHFINEINLLKKYNYNVEDRIVISECCHLILSYHVAMDIAREKKQGKYSIGTTKCGIGPAYEDKIARRGLRVGDLKDWSYFSRRLKDNVDYYNHQLVHFYHEKGVDYKSISADMFKIKDILVRMSDDVSKILEIAQHNKKLVVFEGAQGTLLDIDHGMYPYVTSSNSITGSAYVGSGIGPSHIKHVFGVVKSYSTRVGNGPFPTEFFGDLDTYFCKKGNEFGSTTGRKRRIGWLDTVLLKRSININSLSKLCLTKLDVLDDLREIKICIGYKNRGSFEHDKIPCCYKDWQMITPIYEIMQGWNNKTLGVTNFDSLPILAKNFIFRIEEILGMSINIISTGPNRNDTIFRNIL; encoded by the coding sequence ATTAAAGATAATATCGTTGTTTTAGGTACTCAGTGGGGAGATGAAGGAAAAGGGAAAATCGTAGATTATTTAACTGAAAATGCAGATTATGTTGTTCGATATCAAGGAGGTCATAATGCTGGTCATACATTAGTGGTTGATGGAAAAAAAATTGTTTTACATATTTTGCCTTCTGGGATTTTACGTAGTAATGTTACTGCTTTAATAGCTAACGGTGTTGTATTATCACCTATGCATTTTATAAATGAAATTAATTTGTTGAAAAAGTATAACTATAATGTAGAAGATCGTATTGTCATATCAGAATGTTGTCATTTAATATTAAGTTATCATGTTGCTATGGATATAGCTAGAGAAAAAAAACAAGGTAAATATTCTATTGGAACGACTAAATGTGGAATTGGACCAGCTTATGAGGATAAAATAGCTAGACGAGGATTACGTGTAGGTGACTTAAAGGATTGGTCTTATTTTTCTCGTCGATTAAAAGATAATGTAGATTATTATAATCATCAGTTGGTACATTTTTATCATGAAAAAGGCGTAGATTATAAAAGTATTTCTGCTGACATGTTTAAAATAAAAGATATTTTAGTGCGAATGTCAGATGATGTTTCTAAAATTTTAGAAATAGCTCAACATAATAAGAAATTAGTCGTATTCGAAGGTGCTCAGGGAACATTATTAGATATAGATCACGGTATGTATCCATATGTAACCTCTTCTAATAGTATTACTGGTAGTGCATATGTTGGTTCTGGAATAGGACCATCTCATATAAAACATGTGTTTGGAGTAGTTAAATCATATTCTACTAGAGTGGGAAATGGACCATTTCCAACAGAATTTTTTGGTGATTTAGATACATATTTTTGTAAAAAAGGAAATGAATTTGGTTCTACGACTGGTAGAAAGCGTCGTATTGGTTGGCTAGATACTGTTTTACTTAAAAGATCTATAAACATTAATTCTTTATCTAAGTTGTGTTTAACAAAATTAGATGTATTAGATGATTTAAGAGAAATTAAAATTTGCATAGGTTATAAAAATAGAGGAAGTTTTGAGCATGATAAGATTCCGTGTTGTTATAAGGATTGGCAAATGATTACTCCTATTTATGAAATAATGCAAGGTTGGAATAATAAGACATTAGGTGTTACTAATTTTGACAGTTTACCCATCTTAGCAAAAAACTTTATTTTTCGTATTGAAGAAATATTAGGTATGTCTATTAATATTATATCTACTGGTCCTAATAGAAACGATACTATTTTTAGAAATATATTATAG
- the hflC gene encoding protease modulator HflC, which yields MNKVFVVIFSTTLIFLFLCLFIVQEGQRGIILRFGKVLRNNQNEPLVYDPGLYVKFPVIDTVKMLDARIQTMDNQADRFVTKEKKDLIVDSYIKWKISDFSRYYLATGGGDISQAEILLKRKFSDRLRSEMGRLNVKEIVTDSRGRLTTDVRDALNTGSRDYSSDHVRKQNEHMMLDIKNNKYNRVLINTNSMTELGIKVVDVRIKQINLPIEVSDAIYNRMRAEREAVARSQRSKGQEEAEKLRASADYEVIKVLSEAQRKALIIKGEGEATVAKLFADSFNQEPNFYSFIRSLLAYENSFKSGKDVLIINPENNYFFKYMKKIQ from the coding sequence ATGAATAAAGTTTTTGTAGTAATTTTTAGTACAACATTAATTTTTTTATTTCTTTGTTTGTTTATTGTTCAAGAAGGACAAAGAGGAATTATATTGCGATTTGGTAAAGTTTTGCGTAATAATCAAAATGAACCTTTGGTATATGATCCTGGTTTGTACGTTAAGTTTCCAGTTATTGATACGGTAAAAATGTTAGATGCCAGAATTCAAACTATGGACAATCAGGCAGATCGTTTTGTTACAAAAGAAAAAAAAGATTTAATTGTTGATTCTTATATAAAATGGAAAATTAGCGATTTTAGTCGATATTATCTAGCAACAGGAGGAGGTGATATTTCTCAAGCAGAAATATTATTAAAACGAAAATTTAGTGATCGACTACGATCAGAAATGGGGCGCCTTAATGTAAAAGAAATTGTTACTGATTCTAGAGGTCGATTAACTACTGATGTAAGAGATGCTTTGAATACTGGAAGTAGAGATTATTCTTCTGATCATGTAAGAAAACAAAATGAACATATGATGTTAGATATTAAAAATAATAAGTATAATAGAGTATTAATTAACACTAATAGTATGACTGAATTAGGAATCAAAGTTGTTGACGTACGTATTAAGCAAATTAATTTGCCAATTGAAGTATCCGATGCAATATATAATAGGATGAGAGCAGAACGTGAAGCTGTTGCTCGAAGTCAGCGTTCGAAAGGTCAAGAAGAAGCAGAAAAATTACGAGCATCGGCTGATTATGAGGTTATTAAAGTATTATCAGAAGCACAAAGAAAAGCGTTAATTATAAAAGGTGAAGGAGAGGCTACAGTAGCTAAGTTATTTGCTGATTCTTTTAATCAAGAACCTAATTTTTATAGTTTTATCCGCAGTTTATTAGCATATGAAAATAGTTTTAAAAGTGGAAAAGATGTTTTAATTATTAATCCTGAAAACAATTATTTTTTTAAGTATATGAAAAAAATTCAGTAA
- the hflK gene encoding FtsH protease activity modulator HflK, whose product MVWNQPSNNKPELDPWSDKNRNSEDFKNKKNNFFIFIELKKFFNLLKIKIQSFYGSSGSSKCIKNPVILIFIMIISVLTINGFYTIKEAERGVIMRFGKFSHLVEPGLNWRPLFIDQVIPINVKSVRELATSGIMLTSDENVVRVEMNIQYRITNPFQYLFSVTYPDNSLREATDSALRGVIGHSTMDRVLTEGRTVVRSDTQKEIEKTIQPYNMGITILDVNFQAARPPEEVKSAFDDAIAARENREQYIREAEAYANEVQPKANGQAQRILEEARAYKSRIISEAKGEVVRFSKILPVYRAAKSITLKRLYIESMERIFSSARKIFVNNNALLLSLDGLFLKNNTLLKNSNSTQENTPSNDTSISKKKVSDNVTSSDIPKNEVNQKDNHSIQVDISRKGRE is encoded by the coding sequence ATGGTCTGGAATCAGCCAAGTAACAATAAACCTGAACTAGATCCTTGGAGTGATAAAAATCGAAATTCAGAAGATTTCAAAAATAAAAAAAATAATTTTTTTATTTTTATTGAATTAAAAAAGTTTTTTAATTTATTAAAAATAAAAATACAATCATTTTATGGTAGCTCAGGATCTTCGAAATGTATTAAAAATCCTGTAATATTAATTTTTATTATGATTATATCAGTTTTGACAATTAATGGTTTTTATACCATTAAAGAAGCAGAACGTGGTGTAATTATGCGTTTTGGAAAATTTAGTCATTTAGTAGAACCTGGATTAAATTGGAGACCATTATTTATTGATCAAGTAATTCCTATTAATGTTAAATCAGTTAGAGAATTAGCTACATCTGGTATCATGTTAACATCTGATGAAAATGTTGTTCGAGTAGAAATGAATATACAATATCGTATTACTAATCCATTTCAATATTTATTTTCAGTCACTTATCCTGATAATAGTTTAAGAGAAGCTACTGATAGTGCGTTACGTGGGGTAATTGGTCATTCTACTATGGATCGAGTTCTAACTGAAGGTCGTACTGTCGTTAGAAGTGATACACAAAAAGAAATAGAGAAAACAATACAACCGTATAACATGGGTATAACTATATTAGATGTAAATTTTCAAGCTGCTCGCCCCCCTGAGGAAGTAAAATCTGCTTTTGATGATGCAATTGCAGCTAGAGAAAATAGAGAACAATATATTAGGGAAGCAGAAGCTTATGCTAATGAGGTACAACCAAAAGCTAATGGTCAAGCACAACGTATTTTAGAAGAAGCAAGAGCTTATAAATCTCGTATTATATCTGAAGCAAAAGGAGAAGTAGTCAGATTTTCGAAAATATTACCTGTATATAGAGCTGCAAAAAGCATTACTTTAAAAAGATTGTATATCGAATCTATGGAAAGAATTTTTAGTAGTGCTAGAAAAATATTTGTTAATAATAATGCGTTGCTATTATCTTTAGATGGCTTATTTTTAAAAAACAATACTTTGTTAAAAAATTCTAATTCTACTCAAGAAAATACTCCTTCAAACGATACTTCAATTTCAAAGAAAAAAGTTAGTGATAATGTTACTTCTAGCGATATTCCAAAGAATGAAGTAAATCAAAAAGATAATCATTCTATTCAAGTTGATATTTCTAGAAAAGGAAGAGAATAA